TTGACTCCAGATTTTGGTTATAGAAATTGTCCTTTGCCTTCTGCTTCTGCAACAGCTCCATTACCCATCCTCACCTTTGGGTTTATTGTGTATCATTTGCACAAAGATTTTTTTATCCCACACATATGATTGCTGCAACCACTGTCTATGTACCATGCTTTGTTGTCTTCATGAAGGCTGGAATGACAAGCATAAAAAATTTGTTCTTCTTTGTTGTCCTCCTTTTCTTCTGTGAAATTTGCCCTCTCACAATTTTTAAATCTGCAGTCTTTTTCAATATGACCAAATCTTCTACAAAAATTACATTGAGGCTTACCCTTGAACCAACATTTAGATGTGATATGGCTGGTTCTTTTGCATATGTTGCAAAAATATTATGGGTTAGAACTTGTACCTCTTTCATTCTTATCATTTTTGTAAGTATTGGTGGTATTTTTCCTCCAGTCTGCCTTCTTTTGCTCCTGATTGTAACCACCTTTCTTTGAAAATTGTTGTGGCTTCACCTTTGCTCTAGACAAAAAAGCATTTTCTGATTGTTCAGCCTGTTTAAGCCTTCTTTTTTCATGTGCTTGAAGAGAGCCCATCAATTCTCTTATTAACAACTTGCTGAGATCTTTTGTTTCTTCAATaacagcaacaatatattcataTTTATCTGTCAAACTGATCAAAATTTTCTCCACAACATGTTGATCAGTAATATCATCACCTAAGATTTTCATTTGATTCACAATCTCCATTACACGAGCATTATAGCTTTGTGTATTTTCAGAATCTTTCATTcttaaattctgaaaatcttttTTAAGGGATTGAAGATTAATACTTCTTACCTTATCATCTCCATGGAATTCACCTTCTAGAATTTCCCATGCTTCTTTTGTTGTTGAAGCTCTTGATATCCTTGTAAAAATTGGTTTGGTGACTCCTATCTGTAGTTTGCTCAGTGCTCTTGCATCTTGGCGACGAGATGTTTCAATTTTCTTTAATTTTGCTTCAGACAAGTCTGATTCATCATCAGGTTCTACAAAACCTTTCTCCACGATATTCCATAAGCCTTCTACCCTAAGAACAGTTCTAATTTTGATCTTCTAGTAGTCATAATCTTCACCATCAAAGAGAGGAGTTAAAGATGATTGAGAGTCTGAATTTGATGTCATGTAATCACTTCTTGTTTCAATCCCAGATTAGAATCAAAAACTGCTCTGATGCCAATTTGTAGGAATCTAAATGAGTTGCTACTGCAGAGCTCTAAAAGATGATAGAATGTTTTAATATTTCTGAATATGATTCCTTTGATTGAATTGATTGATTACATGTGTTGTTGAATAGGCTATATATAGATATTACAGATATTTCTAGAGAGTCATTTAGAGAGTTGATACAATGAACCTCTAAATGAACTTGATTACAAGATGCATGAATATATAAAAAATAGATACTATGAATGTGAAAGTGCATGAATTCCAACACATTTTTTATTTATCATTGATATCTTGTTTTAGAGAAGCATACCTGTGATGTACTGAGAGTTTGTCTCGAAATAGAATGTACGAAGAATTCGTGACAGTAAAATGCTGCATATTATCTCTGTTACCGTAGAACATGTataaaaattttaattaaaaatatacaGAGGCTTGGGACTGGAAAAATTTAGCGACCCTGATAATTTTATATTCGAAGTGAAAATTAAATTACTTGTGTTGAAATCTATTAATTAATTCAAACTTATTAGCTTACTTGTTACTCCTATTAGATAACGAGACTATACTCCAGCACTGATGCAAAACACATATCATCTTGTCTTATGTTTTCACGTCACCATTCAGAAGAAGGTCAACAGATGGGGACAAAATCAAGAATCTTTATGTTGGACGCAGTATATTATGGCGTTTTATAAACTTGATGCACAAGGATCCTAGAAAATCAAAAGTAGTTAATTTCTTCCCTATAACATGGGGTATGACTTTTataattatgattttaaaaaatatcCTTAAATAATCCATCTATTAGGTAATAAAGGTGAACGGGGGAGTACTTTTTCAAGGATAACCTGTAAAGCCAAGGCTCTTGGTTCGAACACCCATAACTAAGACAAAGTGATAAACATGAACAATGAAAAATAAAGtgataaataatttttttgacaaGAATATTACAGTCTTTATATGCATATTTTGTCTTTAACTAACAATTTTCTTGATTCAGCAGTCACCGGAAAAATGGCttcatttaaaaattttaaatgagTAGTGCTAGATACATACCACAAATTGGTTCCCAAAACTTTTCCCGAATGACGTGGCATGACCCTTGTCGTGTTCTAATTTGTGTGCACATATATATGCATGCAGGATTATTAGAAAAATTACCAACTATACATGTTACACGTAAGTATTTGGGAACAGTTTTGAGAGCCAATTGAGGGTACCTAAATCCCTTTAAGTAGTCAAATGTAATTAAACGCGTAGCGTATGCAGCATTCTAATGATTGGATATTAATTTGAGTTGGTTAAATCTGGATGATAATCTTCTTGCTTGTGATGCTGTAGGCGATCTACCTGTACGGATTTTCAATTCCGCTGTTTATTGATGATGGTGAGAACAGGAATAGGGTCAAATGGGGATTGTGGGCTATCCATACATTCTGAAAATGGGTATTCTTGTTACTCTTACTTAAATAGTTGGTAATTTTATCATTCTTTCttatttttaaaactaaaatgcGGATGACAAAATAAAACTAGAATGGAAAATTGTAAACAACTCAAATACAAGCTCCTGTAAATATACTTGTGATTATATAAGTACCAAGTTCTGGTAAATATACTTGATAAGCACTATTTGTACAATGAAAAATAAAGTACTATTTTAATCTCAAAAAATAGCTCCTCTGCCGGTTAATTCTGAAATACATGAACACAATTCTAGTTAAAAAGAATAGCTCCTATGTTCGTTAATTTGTATTtgaaataataaataatcaactcGGAATCAGATTTCATCGTTAATTATATTCGTTAGTATGATATTGAGAAATGAGAATAATTTTTCAGCAAGTTATCTTATCTGTTATTGAACATAAGTAATAAATTCTACTCCGAAGCAACCGATTTCAACAGGATTtcaaattttgtaattttttttgaCAATTCGAATTTTATAATCTTTGTATAAATTAATACAAATATTAAATTTTTAGATTTTTCCAAAAATATTCaatttgcaaataaaaatcagGTGCAAACTTATATACAATACAAATATAACATTTACAATCTCAACCTTCACTGCAAGCTCATACACAAATTTTACCGTATCTTTGAAAATAAATCGAAGAACATGATCCgacaaaaaaaaaattgaagaacatgaatatttttaaatatttttatttataaaaacttaAAAAAGGGCCCAATCGGAGTTGGGTTGAATGAAgtcgggtcgggtcgggtcgtAATTTACCGCGCACGCAAACAACCGAAGCGGTGACAAGAAGACGTACGTTACGAGTGGTCCACCGCTACAAACGTGCCTTTCACTCGTCACTACCATCCTCCACtcctctctctctcactctcgcTCTCTGTACTCGTCATATGACATTCAACTATTCAAGCTTAATCAACCCTTGAACGCTCATTATCTTACATCTCTCCGTCTCTCATGTAAGTTAAttatctctctctctcgctctctcatCATTTACTTTATTCGCTCTTTTTGAACCTAACATCTTaattttcatgtgattttacaTTTTAATAAGATTTCTGCACTTTTTTAATCCATTTAATTGTGAAATTCAAGTTAAGTATTATGTATTGCGTTGGTTATACGAGTTAGGTAAGTTGTGTTTATAGTTATATGTATACATTTGCTTATCTGAGTTATGTATCTTATATTTTGTTGATTGCTGGTTAGGTTtattgtttttgtgtttttttgtaTTGCTGAACTCCAAAATTTAAGCCGAGGAGCTCAAGTTTATTTCGTAAGTTTACGTATTTGAGTTCACGTTTTGTAAGGCGATTGTTAGGCTTTCGTGTTTGATTGTTGATTGATTTGTAGTTTGAATTTTACATGTAGGCCTTGTTTGAGTGATTTAAGTTAGATCAAATTTATTGCTCAAGGCGCTAGTAGTGATTTCATGTTTGTTTTTCTGGCCTTTCTTCTGCCAAAGTGATATTCCTATTTGTTTTCTCAGCTTTCATTTGCCAAAGCGAACGTTGTAgctatatatgtatatatttggTTGTATGAGtgatataagttgtgtttatTGGTCAAGGTACGGGAGTTTAACCGAAGGATCTCAATTTATATGTAAGTTGGCGTATACCAGTTTATGTATTGTAAGGTGGTTGTTGCACGAGAGTGTTTGACTGTTAATTGTTTTGCACTCTCGATTCTATTTGTTTGACTTGATTGTGAGATTTAAGTTGATTCCATAATTGAACGCACGATAGTGTTTGACTGTTTATTGTCTTATTGTTTTGATCTCTGGATTCTATGTGTATGACTTGATTGTGAGGTTTAAGTCGATTCTATGTATATTTTGGATTTACAGGTGAAGGGATTTGGATTTGTTCAATTGGTTAGGTTAAGTGATTTATATTTTTTCTGGATTCACAAACTTCTGGAATTTTAACAAGAGAAATTTAAATTCATTTGTACGTTGGTTATATTAATCCATAATTTTCAAGGCGATTGCTAGACTACTTTGATTTATTGTTATTGCTTTCTGTTTTGTACTCTGTGTAGTACTTGAATTGTGAATTTAACTGAACATTTGTGATAATATGTTTATATATGGTTGTATGAGTGAGTCTCTTGTGTTTTCTGAATTTCTTGGTAAACGAATCTATATTTGTTAAGTTTCTGGTTAGGTTTACTGATTTTAATGCATGTTTTTGGACCGACAAACTTTTGGAAAGTCAACAAAGGGACTTTTGACTTTTAATAAATTCATATTTTGCAAGGAGATCATCATGCTATTGTGATTGGTTGTAAATtgcttttttttttaaaaaaaaattatgttggAGTACTTGATTGTTAGACTCgaattaattttgtaaattgaaTTTTACATGTGCATTGCTTGATTGTGAAATATAAGTCAATGCAGTGATTGAATGTTTGTAAATTATGTTTTGAGCTAATTCTAGAAGTCAGTGCTAAACAAACTTGGTTGTGCGAGTTGCATAATTTTTGTTTTAATTGGTTTTACAGGTGAAGACATCTGGATTTGTTGAATTTTTGGTCAGGTTTAGTGTTTTAATGCCTTTTTTAGATTGTTTAAAGTCTAATAATGAGTACCGAACTTCTGGAAATTCAGCCACAGGAACTCAGATTTATTTGTAAgttgaaatatatattttttaatttgtaACTAAAATTAGTGACTATTATTTTCTGTATTTTACGCGGTGCAGTTGATTCAGATAAAAGTTAATTACATTAAAAAATAGTTGTTTTTCTTCCATGGCTAAACTTTGTCAAGCTGCTGCTGTTTATATCGCAGATTTGATTCTGCTCTGGCTTTTTGAGaagtttatattttatttctGTGATTATGATTTCCATTTTATTTTGTAGTTGAGTTGAAGAAACAATGTTCATGCTCCGTTCGATTAGTCAATAAGACCAACCAACATGTCGCCTTTAAGGTGAAAATGAATAGTCGCTTACATTGATATGACTTATGTAACTATGCACGTACTACATGGAACTGAAACTAATAAAATTAACTACTGTACTTGCAGGTGAAAACAACATCTCCAAAGAAATACTGTGTGCGACCAAACACAGGTGTATTGAGTCCACGAGCAATATGTGACTTCACAGGTATCTAGTTTTTTTTTTATGTTTCAAGTATCATAGTTTGGGAAATTTTCTCAATGTATGAACCTTACGTAACGTTTGCTTTGAACCGgttttctttttctaaataaaacATTATAAAATTTAAAGGTAAAGGTTCAAGTGTGACTAGTACTTTAAAAAACAATCATTAATTCTTTTTTGCTATTTATTGGTTTCAAGGAATTTGAGTGTACTTAAAGACTGTTGTTTAATTCTTTGCACCTGTGTTAATACAGTTACAATGCAAGAACTACGGGTTATTCCTCCTGATATGCTTTGCAGAGACAAGTTTTTACTGCAATGTGCTATGGTTGTTGCGGGGACAACTGAAGAGGATATTACATCTGCCACGGTACCATTTTAAAACTTTTTTACTAATACAAGTTTATGGTTTTTATTTGAAATTCATGTAACTTTATTGTTTCATATCTCAGTTTTCCAAAGATGGGAAATATGTTGAGGAGAAGAAGCTGAGAGTGATTCTTGTCAGCCCACCTAATTATCCTATATCTTCTCCAGTCAATAAAAGACTAAAGCAGGTGCAATATAATGAAGTGTTAATACCAGAAGATCAAAATCCAAATAGCATCGAAAACTTCAGTCCTCGTCAGACGGTGAGCTGTTCTTTGATTACTAGTAATTGTTCCTATATTGAATCCTTGTGAATCTTGTCTCTGAGTTTTATATTCTGGTCTATGGAGATGAAGTTCTATATTTGGTTGAGAGGTTTATATATTTGTATATGAAGGTTTTGAGTCTTATTCAGTCTTAGTTCCTTAGTATTTGGGGTGAAAAGTTTTATATATTATATAGGTCTCCAAGAGTATATGTGACTTAGAGAATTTAAGTTATCTACCAAATATTGGTTGCTTTCTTCTCAAATGCTCTTCTGAATTCAGGACATAGTGTACTGATTAGTTGTTAACCAAATACTGACAGGTTATTGAGAATATGAAAAAAAACAAATTGGATGGTGCTGTGGACTCAAAGCCAACAACGAAAGAAAATATTCCGAAGTTGATGCTAAGCAAAGATGTTGTGCATGAAAAGAAGGATTGCATAAATTCTAAAATGGTAAAGGAAATAGAGGAGCTGAAGGTAGTGAAAGATATTGAGGACCATAAACCACTGAATGATGTCAAATCTGAAATAATGATGGACGGGGACAAGCTGAAGTTAGGGAAGGATATTGAGGAGGTGAAGTCAAAAATCAGAAAGTTTGAAATAAAGTTAAATGAGGTAATATTTTCAGTACATGTAATTTCAATTCCTTGAAATGTAATACTGAAATATAAGTATATAGACAGTTAGAAAGTGTTATCAAGGGCATGGTTATTACGGCGCCAAGTCGAGCCTCGACGTCCGAGTACCTTCGAGAAGACTAGTCGACAAGTCGTTCGACTAGTCGTTAAAAGTCGACTAAGTGCTCATTGTACATATACTTACTAGATTGAATATATAACATAACTAAACATGTCGATcccataatttaaatcaaaagtAATAGAATAGTAAGCTCAAATAAACATAGTTACTGCATAATAGCATGCATATTGCAAATACCAAACAAATGCAAGCAAATAAAGACATGTCACATAGGTTTAATGAATATCAAGCAAATTTATCCATCTTAATATCATTTTCATTTTCATATCTTTCTTATGTGTTGTCATGGGTTTGATCGAGTCATGGCACACCACAATCGCCCCAAATCGGGCGTCGACCCGATTACCTTTACAACAACTAGTCGTTGACAAGTCGGGCTTCGAGGCTCTCGGCGCCCGAGTACTTTCGTGTCAACTAGTCGTTGACTAGTCGTCTTCATGACAACAATGATCAAGGGACATAGGTAAGCCTCATGTGATGGGTCAACCACTAGATAAAGGAAAATACTTTAGATATAacgtaaaaaaaaattatttgttatGAAATACATCTAGTATTAGTGGTCTTTTACTGagtaaaaattaaaatacttacaAAAGAAATTAATCCATCCCTGCAAGATTCATTAAATTTTTGTTATAATCTTTTCAGCAACGAGTGACATTAAATATTTAATGGGCGGAGAGAAACACTCACTTTCATGTAATATCTGATTCTGTTCTAAATTGCTTTGGGACATTTAACAAATAAATCTAGTTATGTAAAATCTTGTTATGGTTATACTTTTTTTTTGAGAAGTTATGGTTATATTTTGATTGCTAGGAGTGTTAATAACCAAAATCTCTGGCTTATTTTAGGCTGAGAGAACAATTTCAAAGCTGACAGAAGAAAAGAGGTTGAGTACACAAGACAGGGAAAATTTACAGCAGGAATTGGTAAGTTGTAAATTTTATTAGTTCTCTAACAGTATTTTTACATTGTTGATCCAAGCCTATTGGTTGTGTCATGGATGCTTTAAATTATTCTTGCTGCTTTTAATTTGATGGAGAAAGCTTAATCTGCTTTGGGGGTTGAACGGGTTGGATATCAAGAAATTGTTTGTATGTTTCGGTCCTCTTCCCCATTACTTAAAAAAATTGAGCCACCGGTTCAGGTACACGATATTATCATTACTGCCTGGACAATTAGACATCCAACCTGTAATCGCAACGACCCAATTGCAAGAGCGGAGCTCTACCAACTGAGCTATATCCTTCCAGATTGCGCTATAGTTCCACAATGTTGCCCTTTGCCCCTCTATCATGTCCATTGGTGACCAGATTTGTAAATCATGTTGTTACTCTCTGTCTATTCCTAGAAGAATCAGATATATGCATCCATAAAATGGACGATTAAAAATTTGATGTGGAAAGATTACTGTATATACCGAGTCATAGGATGGGATCTGTGAACTTTTTTCATGGCAGTTCCCAGTTTGTGGTGAAATATTGATGAAGTCGTTGGTCAGGGTGTAAAACTGTGACACCCCAAGTGTCCGTTAAACAGCCAATGGTGTATTCAAGGAGGAAAAACAAAGCTGGAAGGGCAAAAGAGTAAAATACTAATTTGGGTGAACAGTAGGATAAAAAGAAAGGGGTCAAAGGGCAAGATAGTAATTGAAGGGGGAAGAGAGTTAAAAGGGGAGGAGAAGCTAGGGTTTGGTTTATGAATTGTTTTGTGTAATAGTTGAGATAGGGAGGCGGCTGGGCGTCTCGAATCTGTCCCAGTAAACTATCAATATTCGTGGATCCATTGCTAGTATTAGTAAAATTATCTTTTTCTCTTCGTTAAAACAAATTAATTCATTACAAAAACTTTCAAAATTACCAAATTTGTCATATGTTAGGGTAAGAATTAGCTAATCGTATGGACTCGTAAAGCTGCTTATTAAACCTAGTGAAAACCTCCAAGCCATTTTCTTTCTCGCGGTAATTGTAAATTCATTTTAAGAGGGCCATACTGGTACAGTGGTTCTAGTTTATATTCCCCTCATTCAAATGTGATAAAGTCATAAAACCAAGTGCACCAACATGAACTAGTCTTTCTTATATTTCATCAGTATTATCCCTTGTGTAATCCATGCCTTTTGTATGCAGGCTTTGCTGAGGAGTAAGAGAACTGAACTCGAACCGGGATTCCCTCTGTTGTTTGTTTGTATGGTGGCACTTGTTAGCAGCTTCTTTGGTTACCTTCTACAAAAGCCCTAGCTAACTGTTAGTATCAAGGTCTTAGTAGGATGACTCTATATGCCTGTCTCTAGCAGTACACTGATGTAAAGTTTCCTGATGTTGAGTTGCAAAGAGGTTGCCTAAGAACCTGATAAAATGGGTCATTGGCCAAGTCACAAACGCCATTACTAATACAcgaattatggaaaaatcattttttttctgAATATTGAAGTTGAAAACCTTAATGTACACCTAAAGTAGGATGCAAAGTTGTAAAAACAATTATCCATGTAAAGTTGTAGCAAAAGATAAAGTCTTACCAGGAAAATTTGTGGCTGTAATATTTCATATTTGCAAAAATATGTGCATCTCAGATAGTATGAAATGATACCTTTCTTGGCAATGATTGTTAGATAGAGGTCTATATGGCTTATCGTTTTAATTATATATGAAAAAAGGAAATAAATAGTATATAGGTTCCCCACAAATTTATTCAAACAAAGCCAAATAAATTTGCTATAGAAATTTGTCTCTCTCAACTTTCAGTCTCTTCGTTCATTTGAGATTCTGACAGAACAGCTTAGAAGCTTCACAACGGATATAAACACGATACCCCTCTTTCAAAATCACTTCGAAATCAAGAAGAAACGAAACCCTGGTCCTAATTTTCAGGGAAAATTTATGATTTTTAGTATAATTTTCTCGTTTTCataaaaatttattaattattaaaatctATTTATATTTACATAAAATACTCTTATAATTATTTAGGACCTAATTATATCATATCCTATAGGGGTGAGCAGAAAACCGCAAAAAACCGCCCGCACCGCACCAATCTGCACCGTAAAACGCGATTTTTAATTTTCGTGAtgcggttgcggtttgaatttttaataaaccgcgcggtgcggtgcgggttgtgattttaaatttctgaaatgtGGTTCAAACAGCACCGCaccgcaatatttaatatatatatatatataatagttatatttcatgattccATTTATTAAGTTTGATTCCATTTAACATAGTAGGAGTGCTTATTTAGTGATCATCTTATTTCTACAAGATCAATTGTTAATTGTTGCGTGGTGATCATCCTATTTGTGTTTCTTAAAAAATAATGACACATGGTACAAAACCACCTATTTAAGAGCAGTGAACTCATTTAATTGTTGAGCCAAGTTTCTACGTTAAACTTTACGGCGTAGAATTTATAATTTGTATTATTGAAGAATATTGACGACTTTATTATATTATTcagaaatttaattatttaagttttgtaattatttaaaattttcaaacTTGTAATGTACAAACCGCAGTGAACCGCACCACACCGTATCGCA
This portion of the Apium graveolens cultivar Ventura unplaced genomic scaffold, ASM990537v1 ctg6992, whole genome shotgun sequence genome encodes:
- the LOC141703691 gene encoding uncharacterized protein LOC141703691; amino-acid sequence: MFYGNRDNMQHFTVTNSSYILFRDKLSVHHRVEGLWNIVEKGFVEPDDESDLSEAKLKKIETSRRQDARALSKLQIGVTKPIFTRISRASTTKEAWEILEGEFHGDDKVRSINLQSLKKDFQNLRMKDSENTQSYNARVMEIVNQMKILGDDITDQHVVEKILISLTDKYEYIVAVIEETKDLSKLLIRELMGSLQAHEKRRLKQAEQSENAFLSRAKVKPQQFSKKGGYNQEQKKADWRKNTTNTYKNDKNEREDLVILKKTADLKIVRGQISQKKRRTTKKNKFFMLVIPAFMKTTKH
- the LOC141703690 gene encoding vesicle-associated protein 2-2-like, giving the protein MSTELLEIQPQELRFIFELKKQCSCSVRLVNKTNQHVAFKVKTTSPKKYCVRPNTGVLSPRAICDFTVTMQELRVIPPDMLCRDKFLLQCAMVVAGTTEEDITSATFSKDGKYVEEKKLRVILVSPPNYPISSPVNKRLKQVQYNEVLIPEDQNPNSIENFSPRQTVIENMKKNKLDGAVDSKPTTKENIPKLMLSKDVVHEKKDCINSKMVKEIEELKVVKDIEDHKPLNDVKSEIMMDGDKLKLGKDIEEVKSKIRKFEIKLNEAERTISKLTEEKRLSTQDRENLQQELALLRSKRTELEPGFPLLFVCMVALVSSFFGYLLQKP